A window of Streptomyces armeniacus contains these coding sequences:
- a CDS encoding GlcG/HbpS family heme-binding protein, translated as MTIKTESVSLEDARRVVAAGEAKADEIGPPSNIAVVDVGGNLVAHIRMDEAWIGSVDISINKAFTSRAFDITTADLAANAGPGEQFFGINASNNGRVMIFAGGVPLRHGGRIVGAVGVSGGSGEQDQTVAEAAATAF; from the coding sequence ATGACCATCAAGACGGAGTCAGTGTCCCTGGAGGACGCCCGGCGAGTCGTCGCTGCGGGGGAGGCCAAGGCCGACGAGATCGGCCCGCCGAGCAACATCGCCGTCGTCGACGTCGGCGGCAACCTCGTCGCGCACATCCGGATGGACGAGGCTTGGATCGGGAGCGTCGACATCTCCATCAACAAGGCCTTCACGTCCCGGGCCTTCGACATCACTACCGCCGACCTGGCCGCCAACGCGGGTCCCGGTGAGCAGTTCTTCGGGATCAACGCATCCAACAACGGACGCGTCATGATCTTCGCGGGCGGTGTCCCGCTGCGGCACGGCGGCCGGATCGTCGGCGCCGTGGGCGTCAGCGGCGGCAGCGGTGAGCAGGACCAGACCGTGGCCGAGGCTGCGGCGACGGCCTTCTGA
- a CDS encoding SigE family RNA polymerase sigma factor — MNALHRTPTSAVIHTRLHTPAVPAARNASTGEAAVRIAEKSGAVGGRGCARGTGRKRPSHIAAVEGLGGEARGGTRGNGEYREATGDERGSVSEAEFTAYVRERRASLYATAYHLTGDRFEAEDLLQSALFSTYRAWDRITDKAAVGGYLRRTMTNLHISAWRRRKLNEYPTEELPETPSADHDAMRGTELRAVLWQALARLPELQRTMLVLRYYEGRTDPEIADILNISVGTVKSSIWRSLRRLREDDVLSFGQDQEESFGELVA, encoded by the coding sequence ATGAACGCACTGCACAGGACACCGACCAGCGCAGTGATTCACACGCGTCTGCACACCCCCGCGGTTCCCGCGGCGCGGAACGCGTCCACGGGTGAGGCCGCTGTCCGGATCGCGGAGAAGTCCGGTGCTGTGGGCGGGCGGGGGTGCGCTCGCGGCACCGGGCGTAAGCGTCCATCGCACATCGCTGCGGTGGAGGGCCTCGGGGGAGAGGCTCGCGGGGGGACACGGGGGAACGGCGAGTACAGGGAGGCCACGGGGGACGAACGGGGCAGCGTCTCGGAAGCTGAGTTCACAGCTTACGTACGCGAGCGCCGGGCCTCCCTGTACGCCACCGCCTACCACCTGACCGGCGACCGCTTCGAGGCCGAGGACCTGCTGCAGAGCGCGCTGTTCTCGACGTACCGCGCCTGGGACCGGATCACCGACAAGGCCGCCGTCGGGGGCTACCTGCGGCGCACCATGACCAATCTGCACATCAGCGCGTGGCGCCGGCGCAAGCTGAACGAGTACCCGACGGAGGAGCTCCCGGAGACGCCTTCCGCCGACCACGACGCGATGCGCGGCACCGAACTCCGCGCCGTGCTGTGGCAGGCGCTGGCCCGCCTGCCCGAACTGCAGCGCACGATGCTCGTGCTGCGGTACTACGAGGGCCGGACGGATCCGGAGATCGCGGACATACTGAACATCAGCGTCGGCACGGTGAAGAGCAGCATCTGGCGCTCGCTGCGCCGGCTGCGCGAGGACGACGTGCTCAGCTTCGGCCAGGACCAGGAGGAGTCCTTCGGGGAGCTGGTGGCGTAA
- the afsQ1 gene encoding two-component system response regulator AfsQ1 encodes MAFLLLIEDDDAVRTALEMSLTRQGHRVVTAASGEDGLKLLREQRPDLIVLDVMLPGIDGFEVCRRIRRTDQLPIILLTARSDDIDVVVGLESGADDYVVKPVQGRVLDARIRAVMRRGEREANDSASFGSLVIDRSAMTVTKSGEDLQLTPTELRLLLELSRRPGQALSRQQLLRLVWEHDYLGDSRLVDACVQRLRAKVEDVPSSPTLIRTVRGVGYRLDAPS; translated from the coding sequence GTGGCTTTCCTGTTGCTGATCGAGGATGACGACGCTGTCCGTACCGCCCTGGAGATGAGTCTGACCCGCCAGGGCCACCGCGTGGTGACCGCCGCGTCGGGCGAGGACGGCCTGAAACTGCTGCGCGAACAGCGTCCGGACCTGATCGTGCTCGACGTGATGCTGCCTGGTATCGACGGCTTCGAGGTGTGCCGGCGCATCCGGCGCACCGACCAGCTGCCGATCATTCTGCTCACCGCGCGCAGCGACGACATCGACGTGGTCGTGGGCCTGGAGTCCGGCGCCGACGACTACGTCGTCAAGCCGGTGCAGGGTCGCGTGCTGGACGCCCGTATCCGCGCGGTGATGCGGCGCGGCGAGCGGGAGGCGAACGACTCGGCCTCCTTCGGCTCGCTCGTCATCGACCGGTCGGCGATGACCGTCACCAAGAGCGGCGAGGATCTGCAACTGACGCCCACCGAGCTCCGGTTGCTGCTGGAGCTGAGCCGGCGGCCCGGCCAGGCGCTGTCCCGGCAGCAGCTGCTGCGGCTGGTCTGGGAGCACGACTACCTCGGTGACTCGCGGCTCGTCGACGCCTGCGTGCAGCGGCTGCGCGCGAAGGTGGAGGACGTCCCCTCGTCCCCGACCCTGATCCGTACGGTGCGCGGAGTCGGCTACCGGCTGGACGCGCCCTCGTGA
- a CDS encoding sensor histidine kinase translates to MSDAPSGRLRGRMLGILPTLRLRLVVVFALVALTAAVSASGIAYWLNRDAVLTRAQNAALNDFRKAMEDSAGQLPRKFGCDELQDAAVRMSDSTQSYEVVLLGTDRDGNRCNVSSDTNDFTIEDVPAELSRAVDKKRPVDDANDYPYHLYWQRITKGEEPQLVGGAKLIGEQPTPTGYMLKSLAPERDDLNSLAWSLGIATGLALIAAMLLAQAAATTVLRPVRRLADAARRLGEGELNTRLKVSGTDELADLSRTFNRTAESLEKRVAGLSARESSSRRFVADMSHELRTPLTAISAVTEVLEEEQDNLDPMIAPAVGLVVSETRRLGDLVENLMEVTRFDAGTAKLVLDTVDVADQVTACIDARAWLDAVELDADRGIMARLDPRRLDVILANLIGNALKHGGSPVRVSVRTGWSQTGEAQLLVEVADQGPGIPEDVLPHVFDRFYKASASRPRSEGSGLGLSIALENAHIHGGEITARNAQEPDGGAVFTLRLPRDASGLAAAGEDRDTDRDGGDDGDDGDENKGNER, encoded by the coding sequence GTGAGCGACGCTCCCTCCGGCCGGCTGCGCGGCCGGATGCTGGGCATCCTCCCGACCCTGCGGCTGCGACTCGTCGTGGTCTTCGCGCTGGTGGCGCTGACGGCCGCCGTGTCGGCGTCCGGCATCGCGTACTGGCTGAACCGGGACGCCGTCCTCACCCGCGCCCAGAACGCCGCGCTCAACGACTTCCGCAAGGCCATGGAGGACAGCGCCGGGCAGCTGCCGCGCAAGTTCGGCTGCGACGAACTGCAGGACGCGGCGGTCCGCATGTCCGACTCCACGCAGAGCTACGAGGTGGTGCTGCTCGGCACGGACCGCGACGGCAACCGCTGCAACGTGAGTTCCGACACGAACGACTTCACGATCGAGGACGTGCCCGCCGAGCTGAGCCGGGCCGTCGACAAGAAGCGGCCGGTCGACGACGCGAACGACTACCCGTACCACCTCTACTGGCAGCGGATCACCAAGGGCGAGGAGCCGCAGCTGGTCGGCGGCGCCAAGCTGATAGGCGAGCAGCCCACGCCCACCGGCTACATGCTCAAGTCGCTCGCGCCCGAACGCGACGACCTCAACTCGCTCGCCTGGTCCCTGGGCATCGCCACCGGCCTGGCCCTGATCGCCGCGATGCTGCTGGCGCAGGCCGCGGCCACGACGGTGCTGCGCCCCGTACGGCGGCTCGCGGACGCCGCGCGGCGGCTGGGCGAGGGGGAGCTGAACACGCGCCTGAAGGTGTCCGGTACGGACGAACTGGCGGACCTCTCCCGTACGTTCAACCGGACCGCCGAGTCCCTGGAGAAGCGGGTGGCGGGGCTGAGCGCGCGCGAGTCGTCGTCGCGGCGGTTCGTCGCCGACATGTCGCACGAGCTGCGGACGCCGCTGACCGCGATCTCCGCGGTGACCGAGGTGCTCGAGGAGGAGCAGGACAACCTCGACCCCATGATCGCGCCCGCGGTCGGGCTGGTAGTCAGCGAGACGCGGCGGCTCGGCGACCTGGTGGAGAACCTGATGGAGGTCACCCGCTTCGACGCCGGAACGGCCAAGCTGGTGCTGGACACCGTCGACGTCGCGGACCAGGTGACGGCCTGCATCGACGCGCGCGCCTGGCTCGACGCCGTCGAACTGGACGCGGACCGCGGCATCATGGCGCGGCTCGACCCGCGCCGGCTCGACGTCATCCTGGCGAACCTGATCGGGAACGCCCTGAAGCACGGCGGCTCCCCGGTGCGGGTGTCCGTACGGACCGGCTGGTCGCAGACGGGCGAGGCGCAGCTGCTCGTGGAGGTCGCCGACCAGGGGCCGGGCATCCCGGAGGACGTGCTGCCGCACGTGTTCGACCGCTTCTACAAGGCGAGCGCGTCCCGGCCGCGTTCGGAGGGCAGCGGCCTCGGGCTGTCGATCGCCCTGGAGAACGCGCACATCCACGGCGGTGAGATCACGGCGCGCAACGCCCAGGAGCCGGACGGCGGCGCGGTGTTCACGCTGCGGCTGCCGCGGGACGCCAGCGGCCTCGCGGCGGCGGGCGAGGACCGCGACACCGACCGGGACGGCGGCGACGACGGGGACGACGGGGACGAGAACAAGGGGAACGAACGATGA
- a CDS encoding alcohol dehydrogenase catalytic domain-containing protein translates to MASSNRAVTFQNPKDMRVESLDFPKLQMPNGKKAPHGVILRIVATNICGSDLHIYRGSFPVPQGMVVGHEMTGEVIEVGPDVEFLSEGDLVSVPFNVACGRCRNCRARRTEVCETTNPKVACGAYGFNLGDWTGGQAEYLFVPYADFQLLRFPDRDQAMAKIRDLALLSDILPTAFHGLMEAGAKPGSTVYLAGAGPVGRCGAAAARLLGASCIIVGDYHKDRLELVKKNGCETIDLSQDAALTDQIEAILGEPMVDCAVDYVGTEAHGIGREAEDMDPAYAINQVIDATRAGGATGVIGVYGADPLAKSKAEQEGTYPLDFGTAWIKSPRITGGQAPIMHYNRELMMAILWDRMPYLSAMLNTKVISLDDAPDAYATFDAGASEKFIIDPHGLIPA, encoded by the coding sequence ATGGCAAGCAGCAACCGCGCCGTCACCTTCCAGAACCCGAAGGACATGCGCGTCGAGTCCCTGGACTTCCCGAAGCTTCAGATGCCGAACGGGAAGAAGGCCCCGCACGGAGTCATCCTCCGGATCGTCGCCACCAACATCTGCGGTAGCGACCTGCACATCTACCGCGGGTCCTTCCCTGTGCCTCAGGGCATGGTGGTGGGGCACGAGATGACCGGGGAGGTCATCGAGGTCGGCCCCGACGTCGAGTTCCTCAGCGAGGGCGACCTCGTCTCCGTCCCGTTCAACGTCGCCTGCGGCCGATGCCGCAACTGCAGGGCGCGCCGGACCGAGGTCTGCGAGACCACGAACCCCAAGGTGGCCTGCGGAGCGTACGGCTTCAACCTGGGCGACTGGACCGGCGGCCAGGCCGAGTACCTGTTCGTCCCGTACGCCGACTTCCAGCTCCTGCGCTTCCCGGACAGGGACCAGGCCATGGCCAAGATCCGTGACCTGGCGCTGCTCTCGGACATCCTGCCCACCGCGTTCCACGGTCTCATGGAGGCCGGTGCCAAGCCGGGCTCGACCGTGTACCTCGCCGGCGCCGGCCCGGTCGGTCGCTGCGGCGCAGCAGCGGCGCGCCTCCTCGGGGCGTCCTGCATCATCGTCGGCGATTACCACAAGGACCGCTTGGAGCTGGTGAAGAAGAACGGCTGCGAGACGATCGACCTGAGCCAGGACGCAGCGCTCACCGACCAGATCGAGGCCATCCTGGGCGAACCCATGGTCGACTGTGCAGTCGACTACGTCGGCACCGAGGCACACGGCATCGGCCGCGAGGCCGAGGACATGGACCCGGCCTACGCTATCAACCAGGTGATCGACGCCACCCGCGCGGGCGGAGCCACCGGAGTCATCGGCGTCTACGGCGCCGACCCGCTCGCGAAGTCGAAGGCCGAGCAAGAGGGAACGTACCCGCTCGACTTCGGCACGGCCTGGATCAAGTCGCCGCGGATCACCGGCGGGCAGGCACCGATCATGCACTACAACCGCGAGCTGATGATGGCGATCCTGTGGGACCGCATGCCCTACTTGAGCGCCATGCTCAACACGAAGGTGATCAGCCTCGACGACGCCCCCGACGCCTACGCGACCTTCGACGCGGGAGCGTCCGAGAAGTTCATCATCGACCCCCACGGCCTCATTCCCGCCTGA
- a CDS encoding recombinase family protein, with protein sequence MVPRLKKALRIPTPADRGPGRPWRPGTPPPTPIDPDLPSADIRIGYARCSTLGQELDSQLDALSKHGIPRDKIFSEKISTRVRVRPQFEEALKTAREVKAHAPHCRVIFTVYEMKRLGRDAAELTALADHLTAHGLILEMLAGPLPGIYDPTGPGKLLFAFFAAMAETERENIRESTLEGLDTAARKGKHGGRPPVITDDMLHTVLRRRALGESVEQIQPDLFIPTGKRKGQNPSVASIYRALAEHAKRKAYPEAVEQAHADFAALTSSEVPQPRTEAKALTTR encoded by the coding sequence ATGGTGCCCCGGCTCAAGAAGGCGCTGCGAATCCCGACCCCGGCCGACCGGGGTCCGGGCCGGCCGTGGCGCCCCGGCACCCCGCCGCCGACGCCCATCGACCCGGACCTGCCGAGCGCGGACATCCGCATCGGATACGCCCGCTGCTCGACCCTCGGGCAGGAACTCGACTCCCAGCTCGACGCGCTCAGCAAGCACGGCATCCCCAGGGACAAGATCTTCAGCGAGAAGATCAGCACCCGCGTCCGGGTCCGCCCCCAGTTCGAGGAGGCGCTGAAGACCGCGCGGGAGGTCAAGGCGCACGCCCCGCACTGCCGGGTCATCTTCACCGTGTACGAGATGAAGCGGCTCGGCCGCGACGCCGCCGAACTCACCGCGCTCGCCGACCACCTCACCGCCCACGGCCTCATCCTGGAGATGCTCGCCGGACCACTGCCCGGCATCTACGACCCCACCGGCCCGGGCAAGCTGCTGTTCGCGTTCTTCGCCGCGATGGCGGAGACCGAGCGGGAGAACATCCGGGAGTCGACGCTGGAAGGGCTCGACACCGCGGCCCGCAAGGGCAAGCATGGCGGCCGACCACCCGTCATCACCGACGACATGCTGCACACCGTGCTCCGCAGGCGGGCGCTCGGCGAGTCCGTCGAGCAGATCCAGCCCGACCTGTTCATCCCCACCGGCAAGCGCAAGGGGCAGAACCCCTCCGTCGCCAGCATCTACCGCGCGCTCGCCGAACACGCCAAGCGCAAGGCGTACCCCGAAGCCGTCGAACAGGCCCACGCCGACTTCGCCGCCCTCACCAGCAGCGAGGTTCCTCAACCGCGCACAGAAGCCAAGGCCCTAACAACACGCTGA
- a CDS encoding adenosine deaminase: protein MTSETPITIPTTEQIRRAPKALLHDHLDGGLRPATIIELARETGYEGLPEPDDADRLETWFRESADSGSLERYLETFSHTCAVLQTRDALARVAAECAEDLAADGVVYAEVRYAPEQHLEKGLTLEQVVEAVNEGFREGERRARAAGNRIRVGALLTAMRHAARALEIAELANRYRDLGVVGFDIAGAEAGYPPTRHLDAFEYLKRENNHFTIHAGEAFGLPSIWQALQWCGADRLGHGVRIIDDIHVPDGAHSGEGDEGGPSGVSAARSGEVKLGRLASYVRDKRVPLELCPTSNLQTGAASSYAEHPIGLLRRLHFRATVNTDNRLMSGTSMSTEFEHLVRTFRYTLDDMQWFTVNAMKSAFIPFDERLAMINEVIKPGYAELKAEWLFHAAAPEPPLTSGSGESQS from the coding sequence ATGACGAGCGAGACCCCCATCACCATCCCCACCACGGAGCAGATCCGCCGCGCCCCGAAGGCGCTGTTGCACGACCACCTCGACGGCGGTCTCCGTCCGGCCACGATCATCGAGCTCGCGCGCGAGACCGGTTACGAGGGCCTTCCGGAGCCCGATGACGCGGACCGGCTCGAGACGTGGTTCCGTGAGTCGGCCGACTCCGGCTCCCTCGAGCGCTATCTGGAGACCTTCTCCCACACCTGCGCCGTGCTGCAGACCCGTGACGCGCTGGCCCGGGTGGCTGCCGAGTGCGCCGAGGACCTGGCCGCGGACGGTGTGGTGTACGCCGAGGTCCGGTACGCGCCGGAGCAGCACCTGGAGAAGGGGCTCACCCTGGAGCAGGTGGTCGAGGCCGTGAACGAGGGCTTCCGCGAGGGCGAGCGGCGGGCCCGCGCCGCCGGGAACCGTATCCGCGTGGGCGCCCTGCTCACCGCGATGCGGCACGCGGCCCGTGCCCTGGAGATCGCCGAACTCGCCAACCGCTACCGCGACCTGGGCGTCGTCGGCTTCGACATCGCGGGCGCCGAGGCGGGCTACCCGCCCACCCGGCACCTGGACGCGTTCGAGTACCTCAAGCGCGAGAACAACCACTTCACGATCCACGCGGGCGAGGCGTTCGGGCTGCCGTCCATCTGGCAGGCGCTGCAGTGGTGCGGCGCCGACCGGCTGGGGCACGGCGTGCGCATCATCGACGACATCCACGTCCCGGACGGCGCCCACTCCGGTGAGGGCGACGAGGGCGGCCCGTCCGGCGTCTCCGCCGCCAGGTCGGGGGAGGTGAAGCTCGGGCGCCTCGCCTCGTACGTACGGGACAAGCGTGTGCCGCTCGAGCTGTGCCCGACGTCGAACCTGCAGACGGGCGCGGCCTCGTCGTACGCCGAGCACCCCATCGGGCTGCTGCGGCGGCTGCACTTCCGGGCGACGGTGAACACCGACAACCGGCTGATGAGCGGCACCAGCATGAGCACCGAGTTCGAGCACCTGGTGCGGACGTTCCGGTACACGCTCGACGACATGCAGTGGTTCACCGTCAACGCGATGAAGTCCGCGTTCATCCCTTTCGATGAACGGCTCGCCATGATCAATGAAGTGATCAAGCCCGGGTACGCCGAGCTGAAGGCCGAGTGGCTGTTCCACGCCGCGGCCCCGGAACCGCCGCTGACCAGCGGCTCCGGCGAGTCCCAGAGCTGA
- a CDS encoding VanZ family protein, whose translation MSRIRAAGAALLAVHLLVVGWMTLRPRSVPWVCPTNLHPFATIRADLDGGPQAALEGIGGELLLLAPLGVLLPLAAGQLQRRLPGTALRTTLAGVLIALGLALVQTGVPGQVVNIDAIMLNAAGVGLAHVLLYPLLRSRLRRGGANGRGGRKDQMRVSLRDEGAQGPTPRAPRVGIAP comes from the coding sequence GTGTCCCGTATCCGTGCAGCAGGTGCCGCCCTGCTCGCCGTGCATCTGCTGGTGGTCGGGTGGATGACGCTGCGTCCGCGCTCGGTGCCCTGGGTCTGCCCGACCAACCTGCATCCGTTCGCCACCATCCGCGCCGACCTGGACGGCGGGCCGCAGGCCGCGCTGGAGGGCATCGGCGGCGAACTGCTGCTGCTGGCGCCGCTGGGCGTGCTGCTGCCGCTGGCCGCGGGGCAGCTGCAGCGGCGGCTGCCGGGGACGGCGCTGCGTACGACGCTGGCGGGCGTGCTGATCGCGCTGGGCCTCGCACTCGTACAGACGGGCGTGCCGGGCCAGGTCGTGAACATCGACGCGATCATGCTGAACGCCGCCGGCGTGGGCCTCGCGCACGTACTCCTCTACCCGCTGCTGCGGTCGCGGCTGCGGCGCGGCGGCGCGAACGGCCGCGGTGGCCGCAAGGACCAGATGCGGGTCAGTCTGCGGGATGAGGGCGCTCAGGGTCCGACCCCGAGAGCCCCCAGGGTCGGGATCGCACCCTAG
- a CDS encoding ATP-binding protein: MKQATIKTLGVTALGAAFVAAGSGPASAADLSGPLAPVHGVVNGLVQDTAPVQNALFGEGAIGKVPTTPEDVVSKERLAENSSEQGGPLGNLSTDNAGELLGGLPLVGQLTGGGGLPTGGLPLG; this comes from the coding sequence ATGAAGCAGGCAACCATCAAGACCCTCGGCGTCACCGCGCTCGGCGCCGCGTTCGTCGCCGCGGGCTCCGGTCCCGCGTCCGCCGCCGACCTGTCGGGTCCGCTGGCCCCCGTGCACGGCGTCGTCAACGGCCTGGTGCAGGACACCGCTCCCGTGCAGAACGCGCTGTTCGGCGAGGGCGCGATCGGGAAGGTGCCGACGACCCCGGAGGACGTCGTGTCGAAGGAGCGGCTCGCCGAGAACAGCTCGGAGCAGGGCGGTCCGCTGGGGAACCTCTCCACGGACAACGCGGGCGAGCTGCTGGGCGGCCTGCCGCTGGTCGGCCAGCTCACCGGTGGCGGCGGCCTGCCGACGGGCGGCCTGCCCCTCGGCTGA
- a CDS encoding PspC domain-containing protein: MSTALARPRDNRMIGGVCAGLARRFGTTPTTMRVIFVASCLLPGPQFLLYLALWIFLPNDQERTSW; encoded by the coding sequence ATGTCGACCGCGCTTGCCCGCCCCCGTGACAACCGGATGATCGGCGGTGTGTGCGCTGGACTGGCACGCCGCTTCGGCACCACCCCGACCACGATGCGGGTCATATTCGTGGCCTCGTGCCTGCTGCCGGGCCCGCAGTTCCTGCTCTACCTCGCGCTGTGGATCTTCCTGCCGAACGACCAGGAGCGCACGTCCTGGTGA
- a CDS encoding putative quinol monooxygenase has protein sequence MANINVALHVQVEAQPGKEEEVAAFLRDGLAIVQEEPDTVAWFAVRLGPSTFAIFDAFPHDAARQAHLAGRLGSALTERAGELFAQPPSVEQLDVLAHKLP, from the coding sequence ATGGCCAACATCAACGTCGCGCTGCACGTACAGGTCGAGGCCCAGCCCGGCAAAGAGGAAGAGGTCGCCGCCTTTCTCCGCGACGGCCTTGCCATCGTGCAGGAGGAGCCCGACACCGTCGCCTGGTTCGCCGTGCGCCTGGGCCCGTCCACCTTCGCCATCTTCGACGCCTTCCCCCACGACGCCGCACGCCAGGCCCACCTCGCCGGCCGCCTGGGCAGCGCCCTGACGGAACGAGCCGGTGAACTGTTCGCCCAACCGCCGTCCGTCGAGCAACTCGACGTCCTCGCCCACAAACTCCCCTGA
- a CDS encoding ABC transporter substrate-binding protein, whose protein sequence is MLIRTHGTRRRTRAAAVVALPLAAVLTLTACGSSDSGGGKSKGGSGGKDKVAQGGEEFAEAARKTASFGSDAKPGEWPRTVTHAMGETEIEERPKRVVVLDVGEFDNAVSLGVKPVGLAPTEGDNAVPSYLEDQAGKPKSVGTINNLNLEAIAALKPDLILGTQLRAADKYEQLSQIAPTVFGIRPGFTWKENYLLNASALGRKPQAQAKLAAYEKKAAQLGKDIAEKSEDGKKPTVSMVRYMPDTIRLYAGASFIGTILKDTGLPRPKNQQVYDLATEISPERMDEADADWIFTGAYGDPKATDRDKAQDSPLWKNLGAVKAGQAEDVDDETWYLGLGVTAAERVLGDLRRHLVK, encoded by the coding sequence ATGCTGATACGCACGCACGGCACCCGCCGCCGTACCCGCGCCGCCGCAGTCGTCGCGCTCCCGCTCGCCGCCGTCCTCACCCTCACCGCCTGTGGCTCCTCGGACAGCGGCGGAGGGAAGTCCAAGGGCGGCAGCGGCGGCAAGGACAAGGTCGCGCAGGGCGGTGAGGAGTTCGCCGAAGCGGCCAGGAAGACCGCGTCGTTCGGCAGCGACGCCAAGCCCGGCGAGTGGCCGCGCACCGTCACGCACGCGATGGGCGAGACGGAGATCGAGGAGCGGCCGAAGCGCGTCGTGGTGCTGGACGTCGGCGAGTTCGACAACGCCGTGTCCCTCGGCGTCAAGCCGGTCGGCCTCGCGCCGACCGAGGGCGACAACGCCGTGCCGAGCTATCTCGAGGACCAGGCGGGCAAGCCCAAGAGCGTCGGCACGATCAACAACCTCAACCTCGAGGCCATCGCGGCCCTCAAGCCCGACCTGATCCTGGGCACCCAGCTGCGCGCCGCCGACAAGTACGAGCAGCTCTCGCAGATCGCGCCCACCGTCTTCGGGATCCGCCCCGGCTTCACCTGGAAGGAGAACTACCTCCTCAACGCCTCCGCCCTCGGCAGGAAGCCGCAGGCCCAGGCGAAGCTCGCGGCGTACGAGAAGAAGGCCGCGCAGCTCGGCAAGGACATCGCGGAGAAGAGCGAGGACGGGAAGAAGCCGACGGTCTCGATGGTCCGCTACATGCCCGACACCATCAGGCTGTACGCGGGCGCGTCCTTCATCGGCACCATCCTCAAGGACACGGGCCTGCCCCGGCCGAAGAACCAGCAGGTCTACGATCTCGCCACCGAGATCAGCCCCGAGCGCATGGACGAGGCCGACGCCGACTGGATCTTCACCGGCGCCTACGGCGACCCCAAGGCCACCGACCGCGACAAGGCCCAGGACAGCCCGCTCTGGAAGAACCTCGGCGCGGTCAAGGCGGGTCAGGCCGAGGATGTCGACGACGAGACCTGGTACTTGGGCCTCGGCGTCACCGCCGCCGAGCGCGTGCTCGGCGACCTGCGCCGCCACCTGGTGAAGTGA
- a CDS encoding type 1 glutamine amidotransferase domain-containing protein produces MTNELHGRKVAILATDGVERVELEQPLGALLGAGAQAELLSLHTGEINARQMDIDPAGTFTVDKKVADARVGDYDALLLPGGTMNPDQLRTDPDAVAFVREFVETGKPVATICHGPWILAEAGVLRGRRLTSWPSIRTDLRNAGAEVVDEEVVIDGQLISSRGPQDLPAFCKAIIERFAAALQPA; encoded by the coding sequence ATGACCAACGAACTGCACGGCAGGAAGGTCGCAATCCTGGCCACGGACGGCGTTGAGCGCGTCGAGCTCGAACAGCCTCTCGGCGCACTGCTGGGCGCTGGAGCGCAGGCCGAACTCCTCTCCCTCCACACCGGCGAGATCAACGCGCGCCAGATGGACATCGACCCGGCCGGAACCTTTACCGTGGACAAGAAGGTCGCTGACGCCCGTGTGGGTGACTACGATGCGCTCCTGCTGCCCGGCGGCACCATGAACCCCGACCAGCTGCGCACCGATCCCGACGCCGTCGCCTTCGTGAGGGAGTTCGTGGAGACCGGGAAACCCGTTGCCACCATCTGCCACGGACCTTGGATACTGGCGGAGGCTGGCGTGCTGCGCGGTCGCCGCCTCACCTCCTGGCCCAGCATTCGTACTGACCTGCGCAACGCCGGCGCCGAGGTGGTCGACGAGGAGGTCGTGATCGACGGCCAGCTGATCTCCAGCCGCGGCCCGCAGGACCTCCCCGCCTTCTGCAAGGCGATCATCGAACGCTTCGCCGCTGCACTGCAACCTGCCTGA